A genome region from Fusarium musae strain F31 chromosome 5, whole genome shotgun sequence includes the following:
- the ARG1 gene encoding argininosuccinate synthetase (EggNog:ENOG41) codes for MSKGRVCLAYSGGLDTSTILKWLILEGYEVVCFLADVGQVEDFDAVEKKALALGAERMIIENLQKEFVEQIVFRAIQCNAIYEDRYLLGTALARPVIARAQVRVAEKYNCNLLSHGCTGKGVSKTLRL; via the exons ATGTCCAAAGGCCGTGTCTGTCT TGCTTATTCTGGAG GTCTCGATACCTCTACTATTTTGAAATGGCTCATCCTCGAGGGCTATGAGGTTGTG TGCTTCCTCGCCGATGTTGGTCAGGTCGAGGACTTCGATGCTGTCGAAAAGAAGGCCCTCGCTCTCGGCGCGGAGCGCATGATCATTGAAAATCTTCAGAAGGAGTTCGTCGAGCAGATCGTTTTCCGAGCAATCCAGTGCAATGCCATCTATGAGGACCGATACCTCCTTGGAACTGCTCTGGCCCGACCTGTAATCGCTCGCGCCCAGGTTCGCGTTGCTGAGAAGTACAACTGCAATCTTCTGAGCCACGGCTGCACAGGCAAAGGCGTAAGCAAAACCCTCAGACTTTGA
- a CDS encoding hypothetical protein (EggNog:ENOG41): MPQNESLTEPLSQVRFELAFKACNPSIKVIAPWRLPEFCEKFQGRQDLLKFAAENNIPVSSTPKAPWSQDENLVHCSYEAGILEDPDHTPPKDLWTQTVDPLEAPDKPLDFTVYFEKGLPVKVATPDQEATDSVELFKLLNKIGHDHGVGRIDIVENRWIGLKSRGCYDTPGLTIARLAHVDLEGLVLDSKVRKLRDQFVTIEWSQCLYNGMYFSPEREWLDEAIVSAQKGVNGQVRLRAYKGNVYVLGRSSETSSLYSQEDASMDSLDTFSPMDSTGFIAIQSIRLEKYGAQKAKDGQPLSQS; this comes from the exons ATGCCGCAGAACGA ATCACTGACAGAACCCCTTAGTCAAGTTCGTTTCGAGCTCGCCTTCAAGGCTTGCAACCCTTCCATCAAGGTCATCGCTCCCTGGCGACTCCCCGAATTCTGTGAGAAGTTTCAAGGTCGACAagatcttctcaagttcgCCGCCGAGAACAACATCCCCGTTTCATCAACCCCCAAGGCTCCTTGGAGCCAGGACGAGAACCTCGTTCATTGCTCGTACGAGGCCGGTATTCTCGAAGACCCCGATCACACTCCTCCTAAAGACCTTTGGACTCAGACTGTCGATCCTCTTGAGGCTCCCGACAAGCCTCTCGACTTCACCGTGTACTTCGAGAAGGGTCTCCCTGTGAAGGTTGCTACCCCTGACCAAGAGGCTACCGACTCAGTAGAGTTGTTCAAGCTGCTCAACAAGATTGGTCACGACCACGGCGTTGGCCGAATTGACAT TGTCGAGAACCGATGGATTGGACTCAAGAGCCGAGGTTGCTACGACACCCCTGGTCTCACCATCGCCCGCCTTGCTCACGTCGATCTCGAGGGTCTTGTCCTTGACTCCAAGGTCCGCAAGCTTCGAGATCAATTTGTGACTATCGAGTGGTCCCAGTGCCTTTACAATGGCATGTATTTCTCCCCTGAGCGTGAGTGGCTCGATGAGGCAATCGTTTCTGCTCAAAAGGGTGTCAACGGTCAGGTCCGCCTCCGTGCGTACAAGGGCAATGTTTACGTCCTTGGCCGATCCAGCGAGACCAGCAGCCTCTACTCCCAGGAGGATGCTTCAATGGACAGTCTTGACACCTTTTCTCCCATGGACAGCACGGGTTTCATTGCTATTCAGTCAATCCGATTGGAGAAGTATGGTGCTCAGAAGGCTAAAGACGGCCAACCCCTTAGCCAGTCTTAA